In the genome of Segatella copri, one region contains:
- the pflA gene encoding pyruvate formate-lyase-activating protein translates to MKGFVHSIESFGSVDGPGIRFLIFLQGCPMRCQFCHNPDSWKTGVGEEWSADDLLDKAERFKSYWGDKGGITVSGGEALMQIDFLIELFEKAHQRGINTCLDTSAQPFRKEGEMFEKFERLMAVTDTVLLDIKHINDEEHRKLTLHSNKNILDCARYLSDIHKPVWIRHVLIPGITDKDEYLQQLRSFLDTLTNIERIDILPYHTLGVYKYEKLGIPYPLQGIESPSKDRIDHANAILQK, encoded by the coding sequence ATGAAGGGATTTGTTCACAGCATAGAGAGCTTTGGTTCAGTAGATGGACCAGGCATCCGATTTTTGATCTTTCTGCAAGGTTGTCCCATGCGCTGCCAGTTCTGCCACAACCCGGATTCCTGGAAGACGGGGGTAGGAGAAGAGTGGAGTGCCGATGACCTGCTGGATAAGGCAGAGCGATTCAAGAGTTATTGGGGAGACAAGGGCGGCATCACCGTGAGCGGCGGAGAAGCCCTGATGCAGATAGACTTTCTCATCGAACTTTTCGAGAAAGCCCATCAGCGCGGCATCAACACCTGTCTTGATACCTCGGCTCAACCCTTTAGGAAAGAAGGGGAGATGTTTGAGAAATTCGAGCGTCTGATGGCCGTAACCGATACCGTTCTTCTTGATATCAAGCATATCAATGATGAAGAGCATCGCAAGCTGACGCTTCATAGCAATAAGAACATACTCGATTGTGCCCGCTATCTCAGCGATATACACAAGCCGGTATGGATTCGTCATGTCCTGATTCCAGGCATCACGGATAAGGATGAATATCTGCAGCAGCTGCGCAGTTTCCTCGATACGCTCACCAACATTGAGCGCATAGATATCCTGCCTTATCATACACTGGGTGTATATAAGTACGAGAAACTCGGTATCCCTTACCCTTTGCAAGGGATAGAGTCTCCTTCAAAAGATCGCATTGATCATGCTAATGCGATACTTCAGAAATAA
- the pflB gene encoding formate C-acetyltransferase, with product MKTEWRGFKGNLWQSEVNLRDFIQHNYTSYDGDESFLAEPTQATNTLWGMLKELQKEERAKGGVLDMETEVVSGLTAYGAAYIGEGTKELEKVVGLQTDKPLKRAFMPYGGIKMAEQACTTYGYQPSEKLHEIFHKYCKTHNDGVFDAYTPEMKLVRHNHILTGLPDTYGRGRIVGDYRRVALYGIDFLIEEKKNDLANMGDREMIDDVIRLREEVAMQIKALKGLKEMAQLYGYDISQPAKNAREAVQWLYFGYLGAVKTQNGAAMSVGRISTFLDIYIQRDLNEGTLTEDEAQELIDHLVMKFRMVKFARIPSYNELFTGDPVWATLEVGGMGQDGRSMVTKNDFRFLHTLENMGPSPEPNLTVLYSSRLPKSFKHYASLISVKTSSIQYENDDVMRPVWGDDYSICCCVSATQTGKEMQFFGARANLAKCLTYAVSGGVDSKTREQCGPKYRAVEGDVLTYDEFMPRFMDMMDWLAGVYVKTLNLIHYMHDKYFYEAAELALIDTDVRRTFATGIAGFSHVVDSISAIKYAKVNIIRDETGFPLSFKTEGDFPRYGNDDERADEIAVWLLKTFMNMIKKHHTYRNSEPTTSILTITSNVVYGKFTSNMPDGRPAGAPLAPGANPSYGAEKNGLLASLNSVAKLPYEYALDGISNTQTISPGALGHNDEERAQTLVGVLDGYFNQGSHHLNVNVFGIDKLKDAMEHPEKEEYQNFTIRVSGYAVKFIDLTREQQLDVIARQAHERL from the coding sequence AAAACAGAATGGAGAGGTTTCAAGGGAAACTTGTGGCAGAGTGAGGTAAATCTTCGCGATTTCATCCAGCACAACTATACTAGCTACGATGGCGACGAGTCGTTCCTGGCAGAACCTACTCAGGCTACCAATACCCTTTGGGGTATGTTGAAGGAGCTCCAGAAGGAAGAGCGTGCCAAGGGTGGTGTGCTCGATATGGAGACCGAGGTGGTTTCAGGATTGACAGCTTATGGTGCTGCTTACATCGGCGAGGGTACTAAGGAGTTGGAGAAGGTGGTTGGTCTGCAGACCGACAAGCCTTTGAAGCGTGCCTTCATGCCATACGGCGGTATCAAGATGGCAGAGCAGGCTTGTACTACATACGGCTACCAGCCATCAGAGAAGTTGCATGAGATTTTCCACAAGTATTGCAAAACTCACAACGACGGCGTGTTTGATGCTTACACTCCAGAGATGAAGCTCGTGCGTCATAACCACATTCTTACTGGTCTTCCTGATACATACGGTCGTGGACGTATCGTAGGTGACTACCGTCGTGTAGCTCTCTATGGTATCGACTTCCTCATCGAGGAGAAGAAGAACGACCTCGCTAACATGGGCGACCGTGAGATGATCGACGACGTTATCCGTCTTCGTGAAGAGGTTGCTATGCAGATCAAGGCTCTCAAGGGCTTGAAGGAGATGGCTCAGTTGTATGGCTACGATATCAGCCAGCCTGCTAAGAACGCTCGCGAGGCTGTACAGTGGTTGTACTTCGGTTACCTCGGAGCTGTGAAGACTCAGAATGGTGCTGCGATGTCTGTAGGCCGTATCTCTACATTCCTCGATATCTATATCCAGCGCGACTTGAACGAGGGTACTCTTACAGAGGATGAGGCTCAGGAGCTCATCGACCACTTGGTCATGAAGTTCCGTATGGTTAAGTTCGCCCGCATCCCTTCTTACAACGAGCTCTTCACTGGCGACCCAGTTTGGGCTACTCTCGAAGTAGGTGGTATGGGTCAGGATGGCCGCTCAATGGTTACCAAGAACGACTTCCGTTTCCTCCACACATTGGAGAACATGGGTCCTTCACCAGAGCCAAACCTCACTGTACTCTATAGCTCTCGCTTGCCAAAGTCATTCAAGCACTACGCTTCTCTCATCTCTGTAAAGACAAGCTCTATCCAGTATGAGAACGACGATGTAATGCGCCCAGTTTGGGGTGACGACTATAGCATCTGCTGCTGTGTATCTGCTACACAGACAGGTAAGGAGATGCAGTTCTTCGGTGCCCGTGCCAACTTGGCTAAGTGCTTGACCTACGCTGTTTCTGGCGGTGTTGACTCAAAGACACGCGAGCAGTGCGGTCCTAAGTATCGCGCCGTTGAGGGTGATGTATTGACATACGATGAGTTCATGCCACGTTTCATGGATATGATGGACTGGTTGGCTGGCGTTTATGTGAAGACATTGAACCTCATCCACTACATGCACGATAAGTACTTCTACGAGGCAGCAGAGTTGGCGCTCATCGATACAGATGTTCGTCGTACTTTCGCTACAGGTATCGCTGGTTTCAGCCACGTGGTTGACTCTATCTCAGCTATCAAGTATGCCAAGGTAAACATCATCCGTGATGAGACTGGTTTCCCTCTCAGCTTCAAGACCGAGGGCGACTTCCCACGTTACGGTAACGATGATGAGCGTGCTGATGAGATTGCAGTATGGTTGCTCAAGACCTTCATGAACATGATCAAGAAGCATCATACATACCGCAATTCAGAGCCTACTACATCTATCTTGACTATCACATCAAATGTAGTATACGGTAAGTTCACCAGCAATATGCCTGATGGTCGTCCAGCCGGTGCTCCTTTGGCTCCAGGTGCTAACCCATCTTACGGTGCAGAGAAGAATGGTCTTTTGGCTTCATTGAACTCAGTAGCTAAGTTGCCATACGAGTATGCCCTCGATGGTATCTCTAATACTCAGACCATCAGTCCAGGTGCTCTCGGCCACAACGACGAGGAGCGTGCCCAGACATTGGTAGGTGTATTGGATGGTTACTTCAACCAGGGTTCTCACCACCTGAACGTGAACGTATTCGGTATCGACAAGCTCAAGGATGCGATGGAGCACCCAGAGAAGGAAGAGTACCAGAACTTCACCATCCGTGTAAGTGGTTACGCAGTTAAGTTCATCGACTTGACACGCGAGCAGCAGCTCGACGTAATCGCTCGTCAGGCTCACGAGAGACTCTAA
- a CDS encoding DUF6722 family protein — MKLNIEQKTTLWSEGGKFCLDLAKLIFGGIILASIMKKDIDTGKLLVFGALITMFLAVFGFFLILMSKDKKKKGK, encoded by the coding sequence ATGAAATTGAATATAGAACAAAAAACAACTCTTTGGAGTGAAGGAGGAAAGTTTTGCCTGGATTTAGCCAAACTAATATTTGGTGGTATCATCTTGGCAAGTATCATGAAAAAGGATATAGATACAGGGAAACTTTTAGTTTTTGGTGCTCTCATAACAATGTTTCTTGCTGTATTTGGATTCTTTTTAATATTAATGTCTAAAGATAAAAAAAAGAAAGGAAAATAA
- a CDS encoding nucleotide sugar dehydrogenase encodes MINKSFEFKIGVIGLGYVGTPLACLFSKKYETWGYDINAAKVNKLANKQMSDNKQLSKALAHGLKLTSDIENLRACNVYIIAVPTPVNKSNKPDISCVRNATRSVGSILKEGDIVVYESTVYPGLTEEVCAPLLEATSGLKLNQSFYVGFSPERINPGDTVHTIENIVKVTSGSTPEAAAIIDSLYASVLTHGTHKAPSIRVAEACKLMENCQRDVQIAFFNEMEKIFDKMGISIEDVTEAAKTKWNFVPATPGLVGGHCIAVDPYYLINKAQEVDVVPSLLSTAREVNEQMAVWMAGKIKSACENRKFVAPETNVLILGFSFKPDSDDIRNTKVADLYINLVGAGYKTTLYDPLVDRDEVKEEYGIKVTGDEAVLNKQYQIVVIGTNHKIFNNIDMSKILTDKGFICDIYGIHKART; translated from the coding sequence ATGATAAACAAATCTTTTGAGTTTAAGATAGGAGTAATAGGATTGGGTTATGTGGGTACCCCCCTTGCCTGCTTATTCTCAAAGAAATATGAGACATGGGGTTACGACATCAATGCCGCCAAGGTGAATAAACTCGCCAACAAGCAAATGTCTGACAACAAGCAACTGTCGAAGGCTTTGGCTCACGGGCTGAAGTTGACGAGCGATATAGAAAACCTCAGAGCCTGCAACGTGTATATCATCGCAGTGCCAACGCCCGTCAACAAGTCGAACAAGCCAGACATCAGCTGCGTAAGAAATGCCACACGCTCCGTGGGCAGCATTCTGAAGGAAGGCGACATCGTGGTATACGAATCAACCGTATATCCGGGACTCACCGAAGAAGTATGCGCCCCACTGCTTGAGGCAACCTCAGGACTAAAACTTAACCAGAGTTTCTACGTTGGTTTCTCACCAGAGCGCATCAATCCGGGCGACACGGTGCACACCATCGAGAACATTGTGAAGGTAACCAGCGGTTCTACCCCTGAGGCAGCCGCGATTATCGACAGTCTCTATGCTTCGGTACTTACCCACGGCACCCACAAGGCGCCAAGTATCAGGGTGGCAGAGGCCTGCAAACTGATGGAAAACTGCCAGCGCGACGTGCAAATAGCCTTCTTCAACGAGATGGAGAAAATCTTCGACAAGATGGGCATCAGCATTGAGGACGTAACGGAAGCGGCAAAGACCAAATGGAACTTCGTTCCTGCCACACCGGGACTGGTGGGCGGCCATTGCATCGCCGTGGATCCTTACTACCTCATCAACAAGGCACAGGAGGTGGATGTGGTTCCGTCACTCCTCTCTACGGCACGCGAGGTGAACGAGCAGATGGCGGTTTGGATGGCGGGTAAGATCAAGAGTGCCTGCGAGAACAGAAAGTTCGTGGCTCCCGAGACCAACGTGCTGATTCTGGGCTTCTCTTTCAAGCCCGACAGCGACGACATCCGCAACACCAAGGTGGCTGACCTCTACATCAACCTGGTGGGAGCCGGCTACAAGACGACCCTCTACGACCCATTGGTAGACAGAGACGAAGTAAAAGAAGAATACGGAATTAAAGTAACCGGCGACGAGGCAGTGCTCAACAAGCAGTATCAGATTGTCGTAATCGGTACAAATCATAAGATATTTAATAACATAGACATGAGTAAGATTCTCACAGACAAGGGTTTCATTTGCGATATCTATGGAATTCATAAAGCGAGAACTTAG
- a CDS encoding response regulator: MSKCRVLIVDDIAENIAQMVNMLSNLDIEIKKAYGGKEAIQLVETFRPNIILLDLMMPEVNGWDVIEHVRARYDKNEMIIIITSLLSNKDNIDECYEMGVNDYVSKPIIPGRIISSVETQMRNVKYAEYEPKAEQHQLNTTKPASVVEMDSVKHIG, from the coding sequence ATGAGTAAGTGTAGAGTTTTAATAGTAGATGATATTGCTGAAAACATAGCACAAATGGTGAATATGCTCAGCAATCTGGACATCGAAATCAAGAAAGCCTACGGTGGCAAGGAAGCCATCCAGCTGGTAGAAACCTTCAGACCTAACATCATCTTGCTCGACTTGATGATGCCAGAAGTTAATGGTTGGGATGTAATTGAGCATGTAAGAGCCCGTTACGACAAGAATGAAATGATTATCATCATCACCTCCCTGCTCAGCAACAAGGACAACATTGATGAGTGTTACGAAATGGGTGTGAACGACTATGTGTCCAAGCCTATCATTCCGGGCCGCATCATCAGTTCGGTAGAGACCCAAATGCGAAATGTGAAGTATGCGGAATATGAGCCTAAGGCTGAGCAGCATCAGCTGAACACGACGAAGCCTGCATCAGTAGTAGAAATGGATTCAGTCAAGCATATTGGCTGA